A portion of the bacterium genome contains these proteins:
- the dnaB gene encoding replicative DNA helicase: MANEAPVSSKVTPLERVPPHSEDAERGVLGAVLLDADKVMDLCIERQLAPDSFYIPAHRVIFEVMLELAHGGRPLDLLTVGERLKSTGLLDRIGGPTTLHRIVDATPTSAHAEYYINIVRDRHLLREVISTSRRAEQSCYDPTVEASQVLSHVEQAFFDITAHQHGQMRPWPTMVDEIIRTFDNEQKGFQGIPTGFRDLDKMIKGLKPGNMVVLAARPSMGKTSLAMNVVEHVALGKADPESRPRPVGVFSLEMSCLDLVKRMICCHAGVSGHSISDGFISATNHAHLINAANLLKHAPIFIDDSAGLDIMELRARARRMKSKHNVELIVIDYLQLLRAPEYSRHGRQVEITMVSAGIKGMAKELGVPVLVLSQLSRAPEARGGEEKPKLSDLRDSGSIEQDADIVMLLRRPCRTSNDAEREDRTLAIVEIAKNRNGPAMEEVRMAFDDAFTRFRDAAHGVDEPAVQPAYLHQEIR; the protein is encoded by the coding sequence ATGGCCAATGAAGCCCCTGTCTCGTCCAAGGTGACGCCTCTTGAGCGCGTTCCACCGCATAGCGAGGACGCGGAGCGGGGGGTGCTGGGGGCCGTGTTGCTCGATGCGGATAAGGTCATGGACCTTTGCATCGAACGACAATTGGCTCCCGATTCTTTTTACATCCCCGCCCATCGCGTCATATTTGAGGTCATGCTGGAGCTCGCTCATGGCGGGCGGCCTCTTGATTTGCTGACGGTGGGTGAGCGCCTGAAGAGCACCGGGCTACTGGATCGCATAGGAGGCCCCACCACCCTCCATCGGATTGTGGATGCGACGCCTACCTCCGCCCATGCCGAATATTACATCAATATCGTCCGGGACCGGCATTTACTCCGGGAGGTGATTTCCACCTCCCGGCGGGCTGAGCAGAGCTGTTACGATCCCACGGTCGAGGCCTCCCAGGTGCTGAGTCATGTGGAGCAGGCGTTCTTCGATATCACCGCCCATCAGCATGGGCAGATGCGTCCCTGGCCAACCATGGTGGATGAGATCATCCGCACTTTTGATAATGAGCAGAAGGGGTTCCAGGGCATTCCCACCGGGTTCAGGGACCTTGATAAAATGATCAAGGGGCTGAAGCCCGGCAATATGGTGGTGCTGGCGGCCCGGCCCTCGATGGGGAAAACGTCATTGGCCATGAACGTGGTGGAGCATGTGGCCCTGGGGAAGGCGGACCCTGAATCCCGTCCGCGGCCTGTCGGGGTGTTCAGCCTGGAAATGTCCTGTCTGGATCTCGTCAAACGCATGATCTGCTGCCATGCTGGGGTATCCGGGCATTCGATTTCTGATGGCTTCATTTCGGCGACCAACCATGCCCACTTGATCAATGCGGCCAATCTACTGAAACATGCCCCTATTTTTATTGATGATAGCGCCGGGCTGGATATCATGGAGTTGCGGGCCCGCGCGCGCCGGATGAAGAGCAAACATAATGTTGAGCTCATTGTCATTGATTATCTCCAGCTCCTACGTGCGCCGGAATATTCCCGACACGGACGTCAAGTTGAAATCACCATGGTCTCCGCCGGCATCAAGGGAATGGCCAAGGAACTAGGGGTTCCCGTCCTCGTGTTGAGCCAGCTCAGTCGTGCGCCCGAAGCCCGGGGGGGTGAGGAAAAACCAAAGCTGTCGGATCTGCGTGATTCGGGATCCATTGAGCAGGATGCGGATATTGTGATGTTGTTGCGACGCCCCTGCCGGACTTCAAATGATGCGGAACGGGAAGATCGCACGCTGGCGATTGTGGAGATCGCCAAGAATCGTAACGGGCCGGCCATGGAAGAAGTCAGGATGGCGTTTGATGACGCCTTCACCCGATTCCGTGACGCGGCGCATGGCGTTGATGAACCTGCCGTTCAGCCGGCCTATTTACATCAGGAGATCCGATGA
- the rpsR gene encoding 30S ribosomal protein S18 translates to MRENNSVNMVSKRRVPQVESIKHIDPRDYEMLRKFTSEQGKILPARLTGAAPQLQRSVARAIRRARVMGLLR, encoded by the coding sequence ATGCGAGAGAACAACAGTGTAAACATGGTATCGAAGCGTCGTGTGCCTCAAGTTGAGAGCATCAAACATATTGATCCGCGCGACTACGAAATGCTGCGAAAATTCACCTCCGAACAGGGCAAGATTCTGCCTGCACGGTTGACGGGTGCGGCACCCCAGTTGCAGCGCTCAGTGGCCCGCGCGATTCGTCGTGCCCGGGTAATGGGATTGTTGCGCTAA
- the rplI gene encoding 50S ribosomal protein L9 has protein sequence MSIEMILMQDVKDLGTAGQVVKVSDGYARNYLVPQKLAAAVTEGNRRQLAKLQVQREIERKAAKEKALDLAAAIQKGSYTIPVKVGEGDKLFGSVTSGDVIKLLAAQGFELDKHAVELEPIKELGAFDVTVKVGVDVETLIKVWVVQE, from the coding sequence ATGTCGATTGAAATGATTTTGATGCAGGACGTCAAGGATCTCGGTACGGCCGGACAAGTGGTCAAGGTGAGCGATGGGTACGCGAGAAATTACCTGGTTCCCCAGAAACTGGCAGCCGCCGTGACGGAAGGGAACCGCCGCCAACTCGCCAAACTTCAGGTGCAGCGCGAAATTGAGCGCAAGGCCGCGAAGGAAAAGGCGCTGGATCTGGCCGCAGCCATTCAAAAGGGGTCATACACCATTCCGGTCAAGGTGGGCGAGGGCGACAAGCTCTTCGGTTCCGTGACCAGCGGGGATGTCATCAAGTTGCTGGCGGCTCAGGGGTTTGAGCTGGATAAGCACGCGGTGGAACTTGAACCGATCAAGGAATTGGGCGCCTTTGATGTGACCGTCAAGGTCGGTGTCGATGTCGAGACCCTCATCAAGGTGTGGGTCGTGCAGGAATAG
- the ssb gene encoding single-stranded DNA-binding protein: MATMNKVFLVGNLTRDPEVSYLPSGKALAKIRMAISNKYKLASGEEREETCFVNVVVWGKQGEACGQYLSKGSPLLVEGRLKYDEWEKDGQKHNRLEVVADRTQFIGAPKRSAEYSDAPDSPVGEIRPAQVVRGGAAPSAAGDVPPTGDDDNLPF, encoded by the coding sequence ATGGCCACGATGAATAAAGTTTTCCTGGTTGGAAATCTTACCCGCGATCCCGAGGTGAGCTATTTGCCCTCGGGAAAGGCGTTGGCCAAAATCCGGATGGCGATCAGCAATAAATACAAGTTGGCCTCAGGCGAAGAGCGCGAGGAAACCTGTTTTGTCAATGTGGTCGTGTGGGGCAAACAGGGTGAGGCGTGCGGACAGTATCTGTCAAAAGGCTCGCCACTCCTGGTGGAAGGCCGCCTGAAATATGATGAATGGGAAAAGGACGGCCAGAAGCATAACCGCCTTGAGGTGGTGGCCGACCGGACCCAGTTTATCGGTGCTCCGAAACGCAGCGCGGAATACAGCGATGCTCCGGACTCCCCTGTGGGCGAGATTCGCCCGGCTCAGGTGGTCCGGGGAGGCGCGGCTCCCTCTGCGGCTGGGGATGTGCCTCCGACCGGGGATGATGATAATTTGCCGTTTTAA